In Qingshengfaniella alkalisoli, a single genomic region encodes these proteins:
- a CDS encoding sugar phosphate isomerase/epimerase family protein: MSYKISYQLYSSRNFPPLKDQLSVLKAMGYDGVEPWLPAYEEGAETLRQQIDDAGLACYGFHMPLDGLVNEPAKYVEIAQALGATYMIPPFVPAEQRQDTTEFWQRIGEQLATGADYVSKHGLKVVWHNHDFEYAALPDGTRPIEHILGQSDDVLFEIDCGWITRAGADPVAELERYADRIAAIQPKDTAPPGTEKDDGWAPTGDGIIDWPRLAPLFKETSAHHIVTEHDNPSDWKEFAQRSITYLKSLGL, from the coding sequence ATGAGCTACAAGATTTCCTACCAGCTCTATTCGTCGCGTAACTTTCCGCCGCTGAAGGACCAACTGTCGGTCCTGAAAGCAATGGGCTACGATGGCGTCGAGCCTTGGTTGCCTGCCTATGAAGAAGGGGCAGAGACACTCCGTCAGCAGATCGATGATGCCGGGCTCGCCTGCTACGGATTTCATATGCCTCTCGATGGTCTCGTCAACGAGCCCGCGAAATATGTCGAAATCGCGCAGGCATTGGGCGCAACGTATATGATCCCGCCTTTCGTTCCTGCCGAGCAAAGACAAGACACAACCGAATTCTGGCAAAGGATCGGCGAGCAACTGGCGACAGGTGCAGACTACGTGTCCAAGCACGGCTTGAAAGTGGTCTGGCACAACCATGATTTCGAATACGCCGCGCTCCCGGATGGCACGCGCCCGATCGAGCACATCCTGGGACAAAGCGACGACGTCCTGTTCGAAATCGATTGCGGATGGATCACGCGCGCGGGTGCTGATCCCGTCGCAGAGCTGGAACGCTATGCGGATCGGATCGCGGCAATTCAGCCGAAAGATACTGCACCACCGGGAACGGAAAAAGATGACGGGTGGGCGCCGACTGGCGACGGCATCATCGATTGGCCGCGCCTCGCGCCGTTGTTCAAAGAGACCTCCGCCCACCACATTGTCACAGAACACGATAACCCGTCCGACTGGAAGGAATTCGCGCAGCGTTCGATCACCTACCTGAAGTCCTTGGGACTTTGA
- a CDS encoding VOC family protein → MDTRLLDRDEVMQICFVTDDVEKSARWFAELTGKPLPEEGQAAGPEEARAIYRGEPATVGCRIMMFKFGNIDVEFLQPGPEKSAWRDLLEEKGPGCHHIAFRTRNLTKRNEYLESKGHELLQRGEFDGGHGRYAYYDTVRDLGIMIELLEFDADKEAQNR, encoded by the coding sequence ATGGACACACGTCTGCTTGACCGCGACGAAGTGATGCAAATCTGCTTTGTCACTGATGACGTCGAAAAATCCGCACGTTGGTTTGCCGAACTGACCGGCAAGCCATTGCCCGAAGAGGGCCAGGCCGCCGGGCCGGAAGAGGCCAGGGCCATCTATCGCGGCGAACCAGCAACAGTCGGTTGCCGCATCATGATGTTCAAATTTGGCAACATCGACGTCGAATTCCTGCAGCCTGGACCAGAAAAATCGGCGTGGCGCGATCTGCTCGAAGAGAAGGGGCCAGGATGTCATCACATCGCATTTCGCACCCGCAATCTGACCAAGCGCAACGAGTATCTTGAGAGCAAGGGACATGAATTGCTTCAACGTGGTGAATTCGACGGCGGCCATGGACGCTATGCCTACTACGACACCGTGCGTGACCTCGGCATCATGATTGAACTTCTGGAATTCGACGCCGACAAAGAGGCCCAGAACCGATGA
- a CDS encoding ABC transporter substrate-binding protein has product MSTTIRLTAATAFASLLAASVQAEELVIYQKWSSPAEVAALNVLHEGAAELGIEWIDITIPHDTGSNVNLLNLVTGGKPPNIFSENNPAVYRDLEQMGLARPLTSDFEKAGVTQHLPPSVIKSITVDGEIMKFPLGIHIDGMLFYNKEVAEKAGVSPEGWTSLDDMHADFDKIREAGAVPLALGAQAWQIGYLTHALIATTGGVDLFESIYGPEPKVEALDDPAVAETFDWLRKFQQAADEGSINRDWNMTANTVINGDALMQIHGDWMKGEWLAAGKVPGKDFGCIQIPGSKALSVTVDAWGLLGDQPEAKDKAELDFALMAVSPEINAEFAAKKGSTPVRTDIPTENLDVCSQEVMTILEDPTHQVQNPHSMVDADWQSSVWEVAFNFWSDPDMSTEDAVSELKNNFDIILN; this is encoded by the coding sequence ATGTCAACGACCATAAGACTAACGGCTGCCACAGCTTTTGCGAGCTTGCTGGCCGCCAGCGTTCAAGCCGAAGAGCTGGTGATTTACCAAAAATGGTCTTCACCGGCTGAAGTGGCCGCGCTGAATGTATTGCATGAAGGTGCGGCTGAACTTGGCATTGAATGGATCGACATCACGATCCCCCATGATACGGGTTCAAACGTTAATCTGTTGAACCTCGTAACTGGCGGGAAGCCACCAAATATCTTCTCGGAGAACAATCCGGCCGTTTATCGCGATCTCGAACAGATGGGACTGGCGCGTCCCTTGACCTCTGACTTCGAAAAGGCCGGCGTGACACAGCACCTGCCGCCATCTGTGATCAAGTCGATCACGGTTGACGGCGAGATCATGAAGTTCCCGCTCGGCATCCATATCGATGGAATGCTGTTCTACAACAAGGAGGTTGCTGAAAAAGCGGGAGTATCACCAGAGGGCTGGACCTCTCTTGATGACATGCATGCCGACTTCGACAAGATTCGCGAGGCGGGTGCCGTCCCACTCGCCTTGGGTGCGCAGGCGTGGCAGATCGGTTACCTGACCCATGCGTTGATCGCCACCACGGGTGGTGTTGACCTGTTCGAAAGCATCTATGGACCCGAGCCGAAAGTTGAGGCGCTGGACGATCCTGCGGTGGCAGAGACCTTTGATTGGCTGCGTAAGTTCCAGCAAGCCGCTGATGAAGGATCGATCAACCGCGACTGGAACATGACCGCCAATACCGTGATCAATGGAGACGCACTGATGCAGATCCATGGCGACTGGATGAAAGGCGAATGGCTGGCAGCCGGGAAAGTACCGGGCAAGGACTTCGGATGCATCCAGATCCCGGGATCTAAGGCATTGTCGGTCACGGTTGATGCCTGGGGTTTGCTCGGCGATCAGCCTGAGGCGAAGGATAAGGCAGAACTCGATTTTGCACTTATGGCGGTTTCGCCCGAGATCAACGCGGAATTCGCCGCGAAGAAGGGCTCGACACCGGTACGTACTGACATTCCAACGGAAAATCTCGACGTCTGCTCGCAAGAGGTCATGACAATTCTCGAGGATCCGACCCATCAGGTCCAGAACCCTCACTCCATGGTTGACGCCGACTGGCAGAGCTCGGTCTGGGAAGTCGCTTTCAACTTCTGGAGCGACCCGGACATGTCCACCGAAGACGCGGTCTCTGAGTTGAAGAACAACTTCGACATCATCTTGAACTGA
- a CDS encoding ABC transporter ATP-binding protein, which yields MPNLSFEYIVKKYGDVTVLDELHLAIEDGDFLVLLGPSGCGKTTLLNLLAGLTDLTSGRIMVGERDVSDLDPKDRGLAMVFQSYALYPTKTVQGNLRFGLSARNLPQDEVERRIQWAAELLQLGALMGRKPGQLSGGQRQRVAIGRALVKHAEVLLFDEPLSNLDAKLRTEMRMEIKKLHDQLNPTVVYVTHDQIEAMTMATKIAVMNGGEIQQFGTPDEVYEKPANLFVAGFIGSPQMTIVDSTVVAGDRGISAEFTTGERIDLSGYDFNLPPKPGSIVKIGLRPEHFSAPNEMEADPACTLSLPVDVVERTGSDTIVTLAFGDKLMTIRTEPDKAARLTRGDVVSVSYPKNKLNIFDVQSGHRI from the coding sequence ATGCCCAATCTTTCTTTCGAGTACATTGTCAAGAAATACGGCGATGTTACTGTCTTGGACGAGTTGCACCTCGCGATCGAGGACGGAGATTTCCTTGTCTTGCTCGGACCTTCGGGATGCGGAAAGACGACCTTGCTCAATCTATTGGCGGGCCTTACGGACCTGACGAGTGGTCGCATCATGGTCGGCGAACGAGATGTCAGCGATCTCGACCCGAAGGATCGCGGGCTGGCAATGGTTTTTCAGTCCTATGCCCTTTATCCGACCAAGACCGTACAAGGTAATTTGCGCTTCGGTCTGTCAGCGCGCAACCTGCCACAGGATGAAGTCGAACGCCGAATTCAATGGGCCGCCGAGCTGCTTCAGCTCGGCGCCTTGATGGGCCGTAAGCCGGGCCAACTGTCTGGCGGGCAACGCCAACGAGTCGCGATTGGCCGCGCTTTGGTGAAACACGCGGAGGTTCTGTTGTTCGACGAGCCGCTGTCAAATCTCGACGCCAAACTGCGGACTGAAATGCGAATGGAGATCAAGAAACTCCACGACCAGCTCAATCCCACCGTCGTTTATGTCACACACGACCAAATCGAAGCCATGACCATGGCAACCAAGATCGCAGTCATGAATGGCGGAGAAATTCAGCAGTTCGGCACTCCTGACGAAGTCTACGAAAAACCTGCCAACCTGTTCGTTGCCGGCTTCATCGGCTCGCCGCAGATGACGATTGTCGATTCGACGGTTGTCGCAGGTGATCGGGGCATTTCCGCCGAATTTACGACGGGAGAACGCATTGATCTTTCCGGATACGACTTCAACCTGCCACCCAAACCCGGAAGCATCGTGAAGATCGGGCTTCGTCCGGAACACTTTTCTGCGCCAAATGAGATGGAGGCCGATCCGGCCTGCACCTTGTCCTTACCGGTTGATGTGGTCGAGCGCACCGGCTCGGACACAATTGTCACACTGGCATTCGGCGACAAGCTGATGACAATTCGCACAGAGCCTGACAAGGCGGCGCGGCTGACCCGTGGCGATGTGGTTTCGGTCTCTTACCCCAAGAACAAGCTCAACATCTTCGATGTTCAAAGCGGACATCGCATCTAA
- a CDS encoding carbohydrate ABC transporter permease — protein MSDQSAIRPAVSRSRSASEREVVFPRPKKRISGRSIAVLSFLLVAALFFCVPLYVLVVTSFKSMDQIREGAIFALPRIWNWEAWNFAWNEACSGITCEGLKVGFWNSVKILFPSLIASISLSAITGYALALWDVKWAGSFLFALFMAAFVPFQIIMYPLIIVTVNLGIYGSLWGVAFIHTVMTMPILTLIFRNYYKDIPDELMKAATLDSGNFWRIFFEIILPMSGNILIVVLIMQITHIWNDYLVGVTFGGLGAAPMTVNLANMVTVSTGTVSYNVNMAAALLTAIPPLVIYFLLGKFFVQGISAGAIKG, from the coding sequence ATGAGCGACCAAAGCGCAATTCGCCCCGCAGTCAGCAGATCAAGGTCGGCATCAGAACGCGAAGTCGTGTTCCCAAGACCCAAGAAGCGCATCTCTGGGCGTTCGATAGCTGTTCTGTCGTTCTTGTTGGTTGCGGCTCTGTTCTTCTGTGTCCCGCTTTACGTACTGGTCGTCACATCGTTCAAATCCATGGATCAGATCAGGGAAGGCGCGATATTCGCCCTGCCCCGCATCTGGAACTGGGAAGCTTGGAATTTCGCATGGAATGAGGCGTGCTCCGGCATCACCTGCGAAGGATTGAAGGTCGGCTTCTGGAACTCGGTAAAAATCCTTTTTCCCTCCCTGATTGCCTCCATCTCGCTGTCTGCGATCACCGGCTATGCGTTGGCACTGTGGGACGTGAAATGGGCGGGTAGCTTTCTCTTCGCTCTGTTCATGGCGGCCTTCGTTCCCTTCCAGATCATCATGTATCCCCTGATCATCGTAACCGTGAATTTGGGTATCTACGGTTCTCTATGGGGCGTGGCGTTCATTCACACGGTCATGACCATGCCCATTCTAACGCTCATTTTCCGCAACTATTACAAAGATATCCCTGACGAGCTCATGAAGGCAGCGACACTCGACAGCGGCAACTTCTGGCGAATTTTCTTCGAAATCATCCTTCCAATGTCGGGCAACATCCTGATTGTCGTGCTCATCATGCAGATCACACACATCTGGAACGACTATCTTGTCGGTGTCACCTTCGGCGGGCTGGGCGCGGCTCCGATGACCGTCAACCTTGCCAACATGGTCACCGTGTCCACCGGCACCGTGTCCTACAACGTCAACATGGCTGCGGCACTGCTGACTGCCATTCCACCACTCGTCATCTATTTCCTGCTGGGCAAATTCTTCGTCCAGGGGATCTCTGCCGGCGCAATCAAGGGATAG